A portion of the Polaribacter cellanae genome contains these proteins:
- a CDS encoding Crp/Fnr family transcriptional regulator, producing the protein MSKCEQCIVRKFNSLKHLSKEELVRISACKTSLFIKKGESIFEEGEHLNGVFCIKNGVCKVSKMSENGRSQIISLVKKGEILGERSLVSEEVANLRAVALSDMEICFVPKEEIVKDLEKNIDFTMAILKDMAGMLKSADNVIVDMAQKTVKQRLAETLLNLEEKFDTDKDGNIDIQLSREDIANIIGTATESAIRLLSDFKKKKIINFKGKSIAILDASGLERIAQGFKE; encoded by the coding sequence ATGAGTAAATGTGAGCAGTGTATTGTTCGAAAATTTAATTCCTTAAAACATCTTTCTAAAGAAGAATTGGTGAGAATTTCTGCATGCAAGACTTCTTTATTTATTAAAAAGGGAGAATCTATTTTTGAAGAAGGAGAACATTTAAATGGTGTTTTTTGTATTAAAAATGGTGTTTGTAAAGTCTCTAAAATGAGCGAAAATGGAAGAAGTCAAATTATTAGTTTGGTAAAAAAAGGAGAAATTTTAGGAGAAAGAAGTTTAGTTTCCGAGGAAGTTGCCAATTTAAGAGCTGTTGCTTTAAGCGATATGGAAATTTGTTTTGTACCTAAAGAAGAAATCGTAAAAGATTTAGAAAAAAATATCGATTTTACAATGGCCATTTTAAAAGACATGGCTGGTATGCTTAAATCTGCAGACAATGTTATTGTAGATATGGCTCAAAAAACGGTAAAACAACGTTTGGCAGAAACGCTTTTAAATTTAGAAGAAAAGTTCGATACAGACAAAGATGGCAATATAGACATACAACTTTCTCGAGAAGATATTGCAAATATTATTGGAACTGCAACAGAATCTGCAATTCGCTTATTATCTGACTTTAAAAAGAAAAAAATTATTAATTTTAAAGGAAAAAGTATTGCTATTTTAGATGCTTCTGGCTTAGAAAGAATTGCACAAGGGTTTAAAGAGTAG
- a CDS encoding BamA/TamA family outer membrane protein, producing the protein MKTTLKHIVILLFLGTVLYSCSIQKFIPDNERLYTGAKIELKADSSVRKVSELKTDLESVLRPEPNSKLLGMHLGLYYYYKNQKENPNFINRWLYKQFGQKPVYQSDVEVYDMEEILRNRLENHGFFYSRVASSFKEEEKEASVTYSLKIPAPYKMETYKVDSMVSPIYTEVKELSKKSIFKKDMRFDLQNLKLERQRLDAELKKKGYYNFNSNFLLFEADTNQYKNKRFDLFLKMKADVPKKATVPYKIERINVYPNYDLKDSINTEGERYNEKSYHQDSVYFKQKYLDEFITLKEGEFYNPITSKNTARRLSGIGVYKYVNIQYKELDTSLTNKMGGLEANVFLSPLTKRAIRAELQAVTKSNNFAGPKLAVTYSNRNLFKGGETLNISSNIGYETQISSGDNLGLSSLELGLKTELIFPRVIAPFSFKEDFFEYSIPKTKTSLSATYLSRSKLYTLLSGNLFFGYVWNANRYITYEINPISVNYTRLSNTTKTFEDILENNPFLQRSFDQQFIAGLTFSFTYNEMINKNKTHQFFANSTLDVAGNSISLFAKQTEAGKPKEFLGLQYAQYAKADVDFRYHYNFGRNNQQTVATRLFAGYGYAYGNSEVVPFVKQYFSGGPYSVRAFNIRSLGPGTYNEDKDPNTNGTFFDKTGNIRLEANIEYRFPIYSFFKGAVFADAGNVWNSESNPAFNGKDKFTSNFIKELGMGAGIGLRVDVQGFVIRFDLAAPFHNPSVKEGERWNFRVDKPVLNFAIGYSF; encoded by the coding sequence TTGAAAACAACATTAAAACATATCGTAATTTTATTATTCTTAGGAACAGTGCTTTATTCATGTAGCATTCAAAAATTTATTCCTGACAATGAACGTTTGTATACTGGAGCAAAAATCGAATTGAAAGCAGATTCTAGCGTTCGAAAAGTTAGTGAGTTAAAAACAGATTTAGAATCAGTTTTACGTCCAGAACCCAATTCTAAACTCTTAGGAATGCATTTGGGTTTGTATTATTACTATAAAAATCAGAAAGAAAATCCGAATTTTATAAACAGGTGGTTGTACAAACAATTTGGACAAAAACCCGTTTATCAATCTGATGTAGAGGTATATGATATGGAGGAAATTCTAAGAAATAGGCTCGAAAATCATGGTTTTTTCTACAGTAGAGTAGCATCATCTTTCAAGGAAGAAGAAAAAGAAGCTTCTGTAACTTATAGTTTAAAAATACCTGCACCTTATAAAATGGAAACTTATAAAGTAGATAGTATGGTATCTCCAATTTATACTGAAGTGAAAGAGTTATCTAAAAAATCTATTTTTAAAAAAGACATGCGTTTCGATTTGCAAAATTTAAAATTAGAACGCCAAAGATTAGATGCAGAATTAAAAAAGAAAGGATATTATAATTTTAACTCTAACTTTTTACTTTTTGAAGCAGATACCAATCAATATAAAAATAAAAGATTCGATTTATTTTTAAAGATGAAAGCAGATGTACCCAAAAAAGCGACAGTTCCTTATAAAATAGAAAGAATTAATGTATATCCAAATTACGATTTAAAAGATAGCATTAATACAGAAGGAGAACGTTATAACGAAAAAAGTTATCATCAAGATTCGGTATACTTTAAACAAAAGTATTTAGATGAATTTATCACTTTAAAAGAAGGAGAATTTTACAATCCAATTACTTCAAAAAATACAGCGAGAAGACTTTCTGGAATTGGAGTCTACAAATATGTAAACATTCAATATAAAGAACTAGATACTTCTTTAACGAATAAAATGGGTGGTTTAGAAGCAAATGTTTTTCTCTCTCCATTAACAAAACGCGCCATTAGAGCAGAGTTACAAGCAGTAACAAAATCTAATAATTTTGCTGGACCAAAGTTGGCGGTAACATATAGCAACAGAAATTTATTCAAAGGAGGAGAAACGCTAAACATAAGTTCGAATATTGGCTATGAAACGCAAATTTCTAGTGGCGATAATCTAGGGCTAAGTAGCTTAGAATTAGGTTTAAAAACGGAACTTATTTTTCCAAGAGTAATTGCGCCATTTTCATTTAAAGAAGACTTTTTCGAGTATTCGATTCCTAAAACCAAAACGAGTTTAAGTGCGACCTATTTAAGCAGAAGCAAATTATACACCTTATTATCTGGAAATTTATTTTTTGGCTATGTTTGGAATGCAAACAGGTATATTACTTACGAAATAAATCCTATTTCTGTAAATTATACACGCTTGTCGAACACCACAAAAACTTTTGAAGATATTTTAGAAAACAATCCTTTTTTACAGCGTAGTTTCGACCAACAATTTATTGCTGGGTTAACATTTTCTTTCACTTATAACGAAATGATAAATAAGAATAAGACACATCAATTTTTTGCAAACTCAACATTAGACGTAGCAGGAAATTCCATAAGTTTATTTGCAAAACAAACAGAAGCAGGGAAACCAAAAGAATTTTTAGGCTTACAATATGCACAATATGCAAAAGCAGATGTAGATTTTAGATACCACTACAATTTCGGAAGAAACAACCAGCAAACTGTGGCAACAAGACTTTTTGCGGGTTATGGTTATGCGTATGGAAACTCAGAAGTTGTTCCTTTTGTAAAGCAATATTTTTCTGGCGGTCCTTACAGTGTTCGAGCTTTTAATATTCGATCTCTGGGACCTGGAACTTATAACGAAGACAAAGATCCAAATACAAACGGAACATTTTTCGATAAAACAGGAAACATTCGTTTAGAAGCAAATATCGAATATCGTTTTCCTATTTATTCGTTTTTTAAAGGTGCTGTTTTTGCAGATGCAGGAAACGTTTGGAATTCAGAATCAAACCCAGCTTTTAACGGAAAAGATAAGTTTACCTCTAACTTTATAAAAGAATTAGGAATGGGAGCAGGAATTGGTTTGCGAGTAGATGTACAAGGTTTTGTAATACGTTTCGATTTGGCAGCTCCTTTTCACAACCCATCAGTTAAAGAAGGCGAACGTTGGAATTTTAGAGTAGATAAACCTGTACTAAACTTTGCAATTGGGTATTCTTTTTAA
- the nagB gene encoding glucosamine-6-phosphate deaminase: MLKSKIDKATGFEKRFENIGTVVFEDSKEASAQVAKEIADLIKVKQSQKQPCILGLATGSSPKGLYAELVRLHKEEGLSFKNVISFNLDEYYPMEPDSVNSYVRFMQEQLFNHVDILPENYYIPDGTLSKEEIRDYCDQYESKIEALGGLDLQILGIGGNGHIGFNESGSLQNSKTRLVALDHITRVAASGDFSGLENTPRTAITLGVKKIMEAKRVILLAWGERKSNIIKASVEDEVTSLVPASYLQEHRNATFILDQAAASKLTRINTPWLVEKIVWTDQLIRKAVLSLALNLKKPILMLTDADYIENGMSDLLADSGPAYDINIKIFNKLQNTITGWPGGKPNSDDNKRPERAEPAKKRVLIFSPHPDDDIISMGGTFKRLHEQGHEVHVGYQTSGNIAVADDEALRFASFVCDYNEKFGIDNSEATKIYKKAATFLKNKKSSEIDTPEVRYIKGLIRKGEARATCHFVGLPDLNIHFMNLPFYETGAIKKNPIGVGDVEITKDLIEKIKPHQIYAAGDLADPHGTHKVCLDAIFAAVKELKPKKFMKDCWVWLYRGAWQEWGIDEIEMAVPMGPDQVLEKRKGIFKHQSQKDGVVFQGADSREFWQRAEDRNRETAELYDKLGLSHYAAMEAFVRWHY, translated from the coding sequence ATGTTAAAAAGTAAAATTGACAAAGCAACTGGATTCGAGAAAAGATTCGAGAATATTGGCACTGTAGTTTTCGAAGATTCGAAAGAAGCCTCTGCACAAGTTGCAAAAGAAATCGCAGATTTAATAAAAGTAAAACAATCGCAAAAACAACCTTGTATTTTAGGTTTGGCAACAGGATCTTCTCCAAAAGGTTTGTATGCAGAATTGGTACGCTTACATAAAGAAGAAGGCTTAAGCTTTAAGAATGTAATTTCTTTTAATTTGGATGAATATTATCCAATGGAGCCAGATTCTGTAAATAGCTACGTACGATTTATGCAAGAGCAATTGTTTAATCACGTAGATATTTTACCAGAGAATTACTACATTCCAGATGGAACACTGTCGAAAGAAGAAATTAGAGATTATTGCGACCAATATGAATCGAAAATTGAAGCCTTAGGTGGTTTAGATTTGCAAATTTTAGGAATTGGAGGTAATGGACATATTGGTTTTAATGAATCTGGTTCACTTCAAAATTCCAAAACACGTTTAGTAGCCTTAGACCATATTACAAGAGTGGCAGCAAGTGGCGATTTTTCTGGATTAGAAAACACACCAAGAACAGCAATTACATTAGGGGTGAAGAAAATAATGGAAGCCAAAAGAGTTATTTTATTGGCTTGGGGAGAAAGAAAATCGAACATCATAAAAGCCTCTGTAGAAGACGAAGTTACCAGTTTAGTACCTGCATCGTATTTGCAAGAACATAGAAATGCAACTTTTATTTTAGACCAAGCAGCAGCCTCTAAATTAACAAGAATCAATACCCCTTGGTTGGTAGAAAAAATTGTTTGGACAGATCAATTAATTAGAAAAGCAGTACTAAGTTTGGCTTTAAACTTAAAAAAGCCAATTTTAATGTTAACAGATGCAGATTATATCGAGAATGGTATGAGTGATTTGTTGGCAGACTCAGGCCCAGCTTACGACATCAACATAAAAATCTTTAACAAATTACAAAACACCATTACAGGTTGGCCTGGAGGAAAACCAAATTCCGACGATAATAAAAGACCTGAAAGAGCAGAACCAGCAAAAAAACGTGTGTTAATTTTTAGTCCACATCCAGATGATGATATTATTAGTATGGGTGGTACTTTTAAAAGATTACACGAACAAGGTCACGAAGTACATGTAGGCTATCAAACTTCAGGAAACATTGCAGTTGCAGATGATGAAGCATTGCGTTTTGCAAGTTTTGTGTGCGATTATAACGAGAAATTTGGCATCGATAATTCTGAAGCAACCAAAATTTATAAAAAAGCAGCGACTTTTTTAAAGAACAAAAAGTCGAGCGAAATAGATACTCCAGAAGTGAGGTATATTAAAGGATTAATTCGAAAAGGAGAAGCAAGAGCTACTTGTCATTTTGTAGGTTTACCAGACTTAAATATTCATTTTATGAACCTTCCTTTCTATGAAACAGGAGCTATAAAGAAGAATCCAATTGGTGTTGGAGACGTAGAAATAACCAAAGATTTGATTGAAAAAATAAAACCACATCAAATTTATGCAGCAGGCGATTTGGCAGATCCTCATGGAACACACAAAGTTTGTTTAGATGCCATTTTTGCAGCAGTAAAAGAATTAAAACCTAAGAAATTCATGAAAGATTGTTGGGTTTGGTTGTACAGAGGAGCTTGGCAAGAATGGGGAATAGACGAGATTGAAATGGCAGTTCCAATGGGACCAGACCAAGTATTGGAAAAACGAAAAGGAATTTTTAAACACCAATCGCAAAAAGATGGTGTTGTTTTCCAAGGAGCAGATAGTAGAGAATTTTGGCAAAGAGCAGAAGATAGAAATAGAGAAACCGCAGAATTATACGATAAATTAGGCTTGTCTCATTACGCTGCAATGGAAGCTTTTGTAAGGTGGCATTATTAA
- a CDS encoding translocation/assembly module TamB domain-containing protein yields the protein MPKKRKYRFLRRTLRVFLGILLFLFLIILFIRSSWGQNIIVNKVVRYVSDKTNTKVAVEKLFVTFDGSVQLDGLYLEDTKGDTLVYSKSLEANIPLWAIIRGNGIGVDNLNLEGLHANIIRKDTVSGYNFQFLIDAFAPENPAPAVKDSTAKPLDIVIGDLSFKDIDFLLKDDVLGLDGRFKVGELEANMEKTDLKNMNFEASNIKLLNSNIKFIQNPPQIVSTEEAPLPKFTVDNLTVENVIAFYESKVDNISSDIHIDNFYAEIPQIDLAKNNIDLDKLQLSNSRIALNTVSKRSVATLKSSKSVKVEWPEFTINITAINIENNAIHYFEDNTKPQKNAFNPKAISLENVTFKGTDIFLKDKKAGAEISKLNFNEASGLNLHQLTFNLEATDSKLNLNDLDFKLNNNALVGSADLKYASLNKLLATPENTKINLNIPTFKVSLNELFKFQPSLRKNVYLKKASKKLITGNIQANGSLASMNLRNAKVNWGNATEISVKGTFKNVTDSNKLLVDISTLKAQTKRANILQFVDEKELGIQLPENILLTGNATGSLDNISAKAKITTTQGIAKINGNFKNKNTISYDAVVKIEDYKVNELLKNPQFGALSFTLNSKGAGKNLNNLEATLEANVSKFTLNNYAIKDLSIQGDVKNGEGKITSKYKDENLNIALNGKVFLDSIASKANIKLDVIGADLQALGLMKRNVKTGMDISLDFKGNSKNYDIESKIINGVFVYDNRTYLLGAIDAKAYVDKDTTSFSVTNKMLNLDLESNTDPQTFTKAIERHIFSYFYRDEKIGDSIKKPVNLKFEGKIAQSSLLKDVFLVNVKDVDTIDIAVDFNEKDKNLEAKITAPHINYSGNELDSLAFSMNTDTDNFNFDLGFKRIKAGPLDIPRTYITGNQAKNKLSLNFLGSHKGEKLMNVNTKISGNRNDLRFTVNPDSLLLNKGKWSIPSDNEIALINNKIVFKNFKISKDNQSIEITDKLPNVNKKHIAIDYKNFKINEVFNYLNPETEIATGVLNGRFILEDPFKDTGIIADLDISKLEVLKTNLGTLKLDAKSLGNSKYDFNAALKGGDVNLDLKGDYFVSNTKANLNLDLVINEFKMKALNTFSLGEIKETNGSFSGEFKVTGTTSKPKYNGDITFKNAGFNISKLNTKFLLNNETLKVDNSGLTLSNFKVLDAKKNALVLSGKIGTERFINPTFDLSVDAKNFQVLNATKEDNESLYGTATFNANAKLTGDLQIPKLDAKLTLGEGTDVTYVIPSVYANVEERDGIVAFVNRENPKAILTRTEEQTATITGFDISASLKIDKKAAITVVINKDTGDNFKAVGDGDFIFTMVPNGRINLTGAYEISEGHYELNLYNLVDRKFLIAPGSRVSWSGDPFDADLDVKAIYKLETSASPLMAPQVSGAEASVKSKFKQVLPFEVSLNIDGELLQPKISFGLDMPEEERGSIGGQVYGRVQQVNQQEAELNKQVFSLLVLNRFYPDAGSDGSSGGFATVARDNLNDAVSGQLNAFSNKILGGSGIELDFGLNSFTDYQGDAPTDRTQLDIAAQKKLFNDRLTVRVGSEVDIQGSSTTGEKAPLIGNVSLEYKITENGRYRLKGFRESKFENVIDGQTIVSGIALIFTQEFNQFSELWDAILRSPKKKEEDTNSKKKEVGSQTKAKEKEKEKEKEKEKEKEKIAKKSVKKQKN from the coding sequence ATGCCAAAAAAAAGGAAATATCGTTTTTTAAGAAGAACATTAAGAGTGTTTTTGGGCATACTTTTATTTCTATTTTTAATTATTCTTTTTATCCGAAGTTCTTGGGGGCAAAACATTATTGTAAATAAAGTAGTTCGTTATGTTTCCGATAAAACAAATACGAAAGTTGCAGTAGAAAAATTATTTGTTACTTTCGATGGAAGTGTACAATTAGATGGCTTGTATTTAGAAGATACCAAAGGCGACACCTTAGTCTATTCGAAATCTTTGGAAGCAAATATTCCACTCTGGGCAATAATTCGTGGAAATGGAATAGGTGTAGATAATTTAAACTTAGAAGGTTTACACGCAAATATTATAAGAAAAGACACTGTTTCTGGTTACAATTTTCAATTTTTGATAGACGCTTTTGCGCCAGAAAACCCAGCTCCAGCTGTAAAAGATTCAACTGCAAAACCTTTAGATATTGTTATTGGAGATTTGTCTTTTAAAGACATCGATTTTTTGTTGAAAGATGATGTTTTAGGATTGGATGGACGTTTTAAAGTTGGCGAATTAGAGGCGAATATGGAAAAAACGGATTTGAAGAACATGAATTTTGAAGCTTCAAATATCAAACTTTTAAACTCGAATATAAAGTTTATTCAAAATCCACCTCAAATTGTTTCTACAGAAGAGGCTCCATTACCAAAATTTACGGTTGATAATCTTACAGTTGAAAATGTAATTGCATTTTACGAATCGAAAGTAGATAATATTTCTTCAGACATACATATTGATAATTTTTATGCAGAAATCCCTCAAATAGACTTGGCAAAAAACAATATCGATTTAGATAAATTACAATTAAGTAATTCTAGAATTGCTTTAAACACAGTTTCTAAAAGAAGTGTAGCTACTCTAAAAAGTAGTAAATCCGTAAAAGTAGAATGGCCAGAATTCACTATAAATATTACAGCTATTAATATAGAAAATAATGCGATTCATTATTTTGAAGACAATACAAAACCTCAAAAAAATGCATTCAATCCGAAAGCCATTTCGTTAGAAAATGTAACTTTTAAAGGAACAGATATTTTCTTGAAAGATAAAAAAGCAGGCGCAGAAATTTCTAAGTTAAATTTTAATGAAGCTTCTGGTTTAAACTTGCATCAACTTACATTTAATTTAGAGGCAACAGACAGCAAATTAAATCTAAACGATTTAGATTTTAAATTGAATAACAATGCTCTTGTTGGGAGTGCCGATTTAAAATACGCTTCTTTAAATAAGCTTTTAGCAACACCAGAAAATACGAAAATCAACTTAAATATACCTACTTTTAAAGTGTCTTTAAATGAGCTTTTTAAATTTCAACCTTCACTTAGAAAGAATGTTTATTTAAAAAAAGCAAGTAAAAAATTAATTACAGGAAACATTCAGGCAAATGGAAGTCTGGCTTCTATGAATCTTAGAAATGCAAAAGTAAACTGGGGAAATGCTACAGAAATATCAGTAAAAGGAACGTTTAAAAATGTTACAGATTCTAACAAATTATTGGTAGATATTTCAACCTTAAAAGCGCAAACAAAACGTGCAAATATTCTTCAGTTTGTAGATGAAAAAGAATTAGGAATACAGCTTCCAGAAAATATATTGTTAACTGGAAATGCAACAGGTTCTTTGGATAATATTTCAGCAAAAGCAAAAATAACCACCACCCAAGGAATTGCTAAAATTAACGGAAACTTCAAAAATAAAAATACGATAAGTTACGATGCTGTTGTAAAAATAGAAGATTATAAAGTAAACGAATTGTTAAAGAATCCTCAATTTGGAGCATTAAGTTTCACCCTAAACTCCAAAGGAGCAGGAAAAAACTTAAATAATTTAGAGGCAACTTTAGAAGCGAATGTATCTAAATTTACCTTAAATAACTATGCAATAAAAGATTTAAGCATCCAAGGAGATGTTAAAAATGGCGAAGGAAAAATTACCTCTAAATACAAAGACGAGAATTTAAATATTGCTTTAAATGGTAAAGTGTTTTTAGACTCTATTGCATCTAAAGCAAATATTAAATTAGATGTAATTGGAGCAGATTTACAAGCCTTGGGGTTAATGAAAAGAAACGTAAAAACAGGAATGGATATTTCTTTAGACTTTAAAGGAAATAGTAAAAATTACGATATAGAAAGCAAAATTATAAACGGAGTTTTCGTGTACGATAATAGAACTTATTTGTTGGGTGCAATTGATGCAAAAGCGTATGTAGATAAAGATACAACCTCTTTTTCTGTAACCAATAAAATGCTAAATTTAGACTTAGAATCTAACACAGATCCTCAGACATTTACAAAGGCAATTGAGCGACATATTTTTAGTTATTTTTATAGAGATGAAAAAATTGGAGATTCCATTAAAAAGCCTGTAAATTTAAAATTCGAAGGAAAAATTGCACAATCCTCATTATTAAAAGATGTTTTTTTAGTGAATGTTAAAGATGTAGATACCATTGATATCGCTGTCGATTTTAACGAAAAAGACAAAAACTTAGAAGCTAAAATTACAGCTCCACATATTAATTATAGTGGAAACGAGCTAGATAGTTTAGCATTTTCTATGAATACAGATACAGATAATTTTAATTTCGATTTAGGTTTCAAACGAATTAAAGCAGGGCCTTTAGATATTCCAAGAACTTATATTACAGGAAATCAGGCAAAAAACAAATTATCTCTTAATTTTTTAGGTTCACACAAAGGAGAAAAATTAATGAATGTAAATACAAAGATATCTGGAAATAGAAACGATTTAAGGTTTACTGTTAATCCAGATAGTTTATTGTTAAATAAAGGAAAATGGAGTATTCCAAGTGATAACGAAATAGCATTAATAAATAATAAAATAGTATTTAAGAATTTTAAAATTTCCAAGGACAATCAATCTATAGAAATTACAGATAAGTTGCCTAATGTAAATAAGAAACACATTGCAATCGATTATAAAAACTTTAAAATAAACGAGGTTTTTAATTACTTAAATCCAGAAACAGAAATAGCTACAGGGGTTTTAAATGGTCGTTTTATTTTAGAAGATCCTTTTAAAGATACTGGAATTATTGCAGACTTAGATATAAGTAAATTAGAAGTTTTAAAAACGAACTTAGGAACTTTAAAGTTAGATGCTAAATCTTTAGGAAATAGCAAATATGATTTTAATGCAGCTTTAAAAGGAGGAGATGTTAATTTAGATTTAAAAGGAGATTACTTCGTAAGCAATACAAAAGCAAATTTAAACTTAGATTTGGTGATTAATGAGTTTAAAATGAAAGCATTAAATACGTTTTCGTTAGGAGAAATTAAGGAGACCAATGGAAGTTTTTCAGGAGAATTTAAAGTTACAGGAACCACTTCCAAACCAAAATATAATGGAGATATTACTTTTAAAAATGCAGGGTTTAATATTTCTAAACTCAACACCAAATTTTTACTAAACAACGAAACCTTAAAAGTAGATAATAGTGGATTAACATTATCTAATTTCAAAGTTTTAGATGCTAAGAAAAATGCATTGGTGCTTTCAGGAAAAATCGGCACAGAACGTTTTATAAATCCAACTTTCGACTTAAGTGTAGATGCTAAAAATTTCCAAGTTTTAAATGCGACCAAAGAAGATAACGAATCTTTATATGGAACAGCTACTTTTAATGCCAACGCAAAACTAACAGGAGATTTGCAAATCCCTAAATTAGATGCGAAATTAACCTTAGGAGAAGGTACAGATGTAACGTATGTGATACCTTCTGTATATGCAAATGTAGAAGAAAGAGATGGCATTGTTGCTTTCGTAAATAGAGAAAACCCAAAAGCAATTCTCACAAGAACCGAAGAACAAACAGCTACAATAACTGGTTTCGATATTTCTGCATCTTTAAAAATAGATAAAAAAGCAGCTATTACAGTAGTAATTAACAAAGATACTGGCGACAATTTTAAAGCTGTTGGTGATGGAGATTTTATCTTTACAATGGTACCAAATGGAAGAATTAATTTAACAGGAGCTTACGAAATTTCTGAAGGACATTACGAATTAAATCTATACAATTTAGTGGATAGAAAGTTTTTAATTGCCCCAGGAAGTAGAGTTAGTTGGTCTGGCGATCCTTTTGATGCAGATTTAGATGTTAAAGCAATTTATAAGTTAGAAACATCTGCTTCTCCATTAATGGCACCACAAGTTTCTGGAGCAGAAGCATCTGTAAAAAGCAAATTCAAACAAGTACTTCCTTTCGAGGTTTCTTTAAATATCGATGGCGAATTACTACAGCCCAAAATATCTTTTGGTTTAGATATGCCAGAAGAAGAAAGAGGTTCCATTGGTGGGCAAGTTTATGGGAGAGTGCAACAAGTAAACCAACAAGAAGCAGAATTAAATAAACAAGTTTTTTCTTTATTGGTATTAAATCGTTTTTATCCAGATGCAGGCAGTGATGGTAGTTCTGGAGGTTTTGCAACTGTGGCAAGAGATAATTTAAACGATGCAGTTTCTGGTCAATTAAATGCTTTTTCAAATAAAATTTTAGGAGGTTCTGGTATTGAACTCGATTTTGGTTTAAATAGTTTTACAGATTATCAAGGAGATGCACCAACAGACAGAACTCAGTTAGATATTGCTGCGCAAAAAAAATTATTTAACGATAGACTTACAGTTAGAGTTGGAAGCGAAGTAGATATCCAAGGAAGTAGTACAACAGGCGAAAAAGCTCCATTGATTGGAAATGTAAGTTTAGAGTATAAAATTACCGAAAATGGTAGATATCGTTTAAAAGGTTTTAGAGAAAGTAAGTTCGAAAATGTAATTGATGGGCAAACCATCGTAAGTGGAATTGCTTTGATTTTTACCCAAGAATTCAACCAATTTAGCGAACTTTGGGATGCGATTTTACGTTCTCCAAAGAAAAAAGAAGAAGATACAAACTCGAAAAAGAAAGAAGTAGGGAGCCAAACAAAAGCAAAAGAGAAAGAGAAAGAGAAAGAGAAAGAGAAAGAGAAAGAGAAAGAGAAAATTGCTAAAAAGAGTGTAAAGAAGCAAAAAAACTAA